Proteins from one Mercurialis annua linkage group LG7, ddMerAnnu1.2, whole genome shotgun sequence genomic window:
- the LOC126654791 gene encoding YTH domain-containing protein ECT2-like: MDQPTLTVDENVVDSSRVVAAGSLRVENSLNACPSQATPSLSHAGNGNIGGTWSTYFPDVNGGHLEIDPYGVYSDSSSFPFHGHGYAPQMPQRPFASFATPPPSGSWHGQLYNVRELPNSDPSCYQQHISQNSPHIASRTSGSHAKLPVNFNHQGDGNRFALQSGYFPTAGFGRGNGYSGDSGGLNFLQQGFDEFESSRLWSDWSKPGNGKGSLMPFASSTAGSKPINSLGFSANHFGTASQQKESFYGLGSRLASSFKSYPQGQTTRNASYGVSSSMIGINGQSWPTLHEARQGGRCNDFGCSCNVALDALGERNRGPRAFKPRSQTAGNEPAIDDPRSIAVDVYNESYNCLEFVIDYKDAKFFVIKSYSEDNVHKSIKYGVWASTPNGNKKLDASYHEAKEKHGTCPVFLLFSVNASAQFCGIAEMVGHVDFDKSVDYWQQDKWSGQFPVKWHIIKDVPNSQFRHIVLENNDNKPVTNSRDTQEVELEHGIEMLKIFKNYESHSSILDDFHFYEERQKVMQARKSRQQASPVPTSVTGDSDQYPASISSDYVKKLTKSFAQAVSFN; this comes from the exons GTAATGGAAATATTGGTGGCACCTGGAGCACATACTTTCCAGATGTTAACGGTGGACATCTAGAAATTGATCCTTAT GGTGTTTATAGTGACTCTTCATCATTTCCATTTCATGGTCATGGGTATGCTCCTCAAATGCCGCAAAGACCATTTGCCTCATTCGCAACACCACCCCCTTCTGGAAGCTGGCATGGCCAGCTATATAATGTTCGAGAGTTACCAAACTCTGATCCTTCTTGCTACCAGCAACATATTTCACAAAACTCTCCACATATTGCATCAAGAACCTCAGGCTCTCATGCCAAGTTACCAGTTAATTTCAATCATCAAGGAGATGGTAACAGATTTGCGCTACAATCAGGTTATTTTCCTACAGCAGGATTTGGTCGAGGAAATGGCTATTCGGGAGACTCTGGAGGCTTAAATTTTTTGCAGCAGGGATTTGATGAGTTTGAAAGCAGTCGGTTGTGGTCAGATTGGTCAAAACCCGGGAACGGGAAGGGCTCTTTAATGCCTTTTGCGTCATCAACAGCTGGTTCAAAACCAATTAATTCATTAGGTTTTTCTGCAAATCATTTTGGAACG GCATCTCAACAAAAAGAGTCCTTCTATGGCCTTGGATCTCGTTTGGCCTCTAGCTTTAAAAGCTATCCTCAGGGCCAAACTACTCGGAATGCTAGCTACGGCGTTTCCTCTTCTATGATTGGAATAAATGGTCAGAGCTGGCCCACACTTCATGAAGCAAGACAAGGGGGGAGGTGCAATGACTTTGGTTGCAGTTGTAATGTTGCACTTGATGCACTAGGTGAGCGAAATAGAGGACCTAGGGCATTCAAGCCAAGAAGTCAGACAGCGGGAAATGAACCTGCTATTGATGATCCTAGGAGTATAGCTGTGGATGTTTATAACGAGTCGTACAACTGCCTAGAATTTGTAATTGACTACAAGGATGCAAAATTCTTTGTTATCAAATCTTATAGTGAAGATAATGTGCATAAGAGCATAAAATATGGTGTTTGGGCAAGCACCCCAAATGGCAACAAGAAATTAGACGCCTCTTATCATGAGGCAAAGGAGAAACATGGCACCTGTCCTGTCTTCCTGTTGTTTTCG GTGAATGCTAGTGCTCAGTTTTGTGGAATCGCTGAGATGGTTGGGCATGTGGACTTTGACAAGAGTGTTGATTACTGGCAGCAGGATAAGTGGTCTGGACAGTTTCCTGTCAAGTGGCATATCATTAAAGATGTTCCTAACAGTCAGTTTCGCCATATTGTGCTTGAAAATAATGATAACAAGCCAGTTACTAACAGCAGAGATACTCAGGAG GTGGAACTGGAACACGGGATTGAgatgttaaaaatatttaagaacTATGAAAGTCATTCATCCATCCTGGATGATTTTCATTTCTATGAGGAGAGGCAGAAAGTGATGCAAGCAAGGAAGTCGAGACAGCAAGCTAGCCCCGTGCCCACTTCAGTAACCGGGGACAGTGACCAATATCCTGCGTCAATTTCTAGTGATTACGTAAAGAAATTGACAAAGAGCTTCGCTCAAGCTGTTTCTTTCAATTAG